The Panicum virgatum strain AP13 chromosome 5K, P.virgatum_v5, whole genome shotgun sequence genome has a window encoding:
- the LOC120707956 gene encoding anthocyanidin 5,3-O-glucosyltransferase-like → MAEKTVVLYPSLGVGHLNPMAQLAKALLRRGGVAVTIAVVDPPEKDAVLAAALARLAAASPSITVRLLPIPPSSRASDKGHAHPIMPILDALRAASPALREFLRSQAPAVDAIVVDMFCTDALDVAAELAVPAYIFYPSAAGDLAVYLQLPDFRRAVPSSPKDMGKAPLGFAGVPPVRALDMPDSMRDWESDVGRVRLHQITRMPEATGILVNSFEWLESRALQTLRDGHCRPGSSTPRIYCVGPLVDGGDTYKSGERHACLEWMDEQPKRSVVFLCFGSMGTFSSAQLEETARGLERSGHRFLWTVRSSRVEQRNSPEPGLEALLPDGFLERTKDRGMVLKNWAPQTEVLRHEAVGAFVTHCGWNSALEGIVSGAPMICWPLYAEQRLNKVHMVEEMKVGVAVEGYDEELVTADEVEAKVRLVMESEAGKKLRERMAMAKEMAAGAIKEGGSSYVELGEFMRGLEKIDLE, encoded by the coding sequence ATGGCGGAGAAGACGGTGGTGCTGTACCCCTCCCTGGGCGTGGGCCACCTGAACCCCATGGCGCAGCTAGCCaaggccctgctccgccgcggcggcgtcgccgtcacCATCGCCGTCGTCGACCCGCCCGAGAAGGACGCCGTGCTGGCGGCCGCGCTGGCGCGCCTGGCCGCGGCCAGTCCCTCCATCACGGTCCGCCTTCTCCCCATCCCGCCGTCGTCGCGCGCCAGCGACAAGGGGCACGCCCACCCCATCATGCCCATCCTGGACGCGCTCCGCGCCGCGAGCCCCGCGCTCCGGGAGTTCCTCCGCTCGCAGGCCCCCGCCGTCGACGCCATCGTGGTCGACATGTTCTGCACCGACGCGCTCGACGtcgccgcggagctcgccgtCCCGGCGTACATCTTCTACCCGTCCGCGGCCGGCGACCTCGCGGTCTACCTCCAGCTTCCGGATTTTCGCCGCGCAGTGCCGTCCTCGCCCAAGGACATGGGCAAGGCGCCGCTGGGCTTCGCCGGCGTGCCGCCGGTCCGCGCCCTCGACATGCCTGACAGCATGCGGGACTGGGAGAGCGACGTGGGCAGGGTGCGGCTGCACCAGATCACCCGGATGCCGGAAGCCACAGGCATTCTGGTGAACAGCTTCGAGTGGCTGGAGTCGAGGGCGCTGCAAACACTGCGTGATGGCCACTGCCGGCCCGGCAGCTCGACGCCGAGAATCTACTGCGTCGGGCCACTGGTCGACGGTGGCGACACCTACAAAAGCGGCGAGAGGCACGCGTGTCTCGAGTGGATGGACGAGCAGCCGAAACGAAGCGTGGTGTTCCTCTGCTTCGGAAGCATGGGCACCTTCTCGTCGGCGCAGCTAGAGGAGACGGCGCGCGGGCTAGAACGTTCAGGGCACAGGTTCCTGTGGACCGTGCGGAGCTCCCGCGTGGAGCAGAGAAACTCTCCCGAGCCTGGTCTGGAGGCGTTGCTTCCGGATGGGTTCTTGGAGAGGACCAAAGACAGAGGAATGGTTCTGAAGAACTGGGCGCCGCAGACAGAGGTGCTGCGGCACGAGGCGGTGGGAGCGTTCGTGACccactgcgggtggaactcggCGCTGGAGGGGATCGTGTCCGGCGCGCCGATGATCTGCTGGCCATTGTACGCGGAGCAAAGGTTGAACAAGGTGCACATGGTGGAGGAGATGAAGGTTGGGGTGGCAGTGGAGGGCTATGACGAGGAGTTGGTGACGGCGGACGAGGTGGAGGCTAAGGTGCGACTGGTGATGGAGTCCGAGGCGGGGAAGAAGCTCAGGGAGAGGATGGCGATGGCGAAGGAAATGGCTGCAGGTGCCATCAAAGAAGGTGGGTCGTCTTACGTTGAACTTGGCGAGTTCATGAGGGGTTTAGAAAAGATCGACTTAGAATGA
- the LOC120707955 gene encoding UDP-glycosyltransferase 88B1-like, with translation MSSAEVLYTWMVRGHLHPMVQLAGRLAGHGVPVTVAIADVPSSGDSRKTVERLSASYPSVSFHLLPPATARSGDEADPDADPFITLIADLRATNPALLAFVRSLPSVKALVLDFFCGCALDAAEELRLPAYLFFTSGASPLAAYLHIPVMRPDVSFGDMGRSLLRFPGVHPVPASDLPEVLLGPRNEQYKATIGLFEQLPRAKGILANTFEWLEPRAVKAIQEGRPRPGEPVPRLFCVGPLVGEERGGGEGKHECLAWLDSQPARSVVFLCFGSASSVPAEQLREIAVGLERSGHAFLWAVRAPVAPDADSTKRFEGRGEAALEALLPEGFLDRTRGRGLVVPTWAPQVEVLRHRSTGAFVTHCGWNSTLEAVTAGVPMVCWPMYAEQRLNKVFVAEGMKLGAVMEGYDEAMVKAEEVEAKVRLVMESQKGKELRERTAVAKDMAAAALEIGGSSLAALLDFMNSLEISAHD, from the coding sequence ATGAGCAGCGCCGAGGTGCTGTACACATGGATGGTCCGGGGCCACCTCCACCCCATGGTTCAGCTCGCCGGCCGCTTGGCCGGCCACGGCGTCCCCGtcaccgtcgccatcgccgacgTCCCGTCGTCCGGCGACTCCCGTAAGACCGTCGAGCGCCTCTCCGCCTCCTACCCGTCCGTCTCCTTCCACCTGCTCCCGCCGGCGACCGCCCGTTCCGGCGACGAGGCCGACCCCGACGCCGACCCCTTCATCACGCTCATCGCCGACCTCCGCGCCACCAACCCCGCGCTCCTCGCGTTCGTGCGGTCCCTGCCGTCCGTCAAGGCGCTCGTCCTCGACTTCTTCTGCGGGTGCGcgctcgacgccgccgaggaGCTCCGACTCCCGGCCTACCTGTTCTTCACGTCGGGCGCCTCGCCGCTTGCCGCCTACCTGCACATCCCCGTCATGCGGCCCGACGTCTCGTTCGGGGACATGGGCCGCTCGTTGCTGCGCTTCCCAGGCGTCCACCCGGTGCCGGCCTCCGACCTGCCGGAGGTCCTGCTCGGTCCTCGCAACGAGCAGTACAAGGCCACCATTGGCCTCTTTGAGCAGCTGCCCAGAGCGAAGGGCATACTGGCGAACACGTTCGAGTGGTTGGAGCCCCGCGCCGTGAAGGCGATCCAAGAGGGGCGCCCCCGCCCCGGCGAGCCCGTGCCGAGGCTGTTCTGCGTCGGCCCATTGGTCGgcgaggagaggggaggaggcgagGGGAAGCACGAGTGCCTGGCGTGGCTGGACTCGCAGCCGGCGCGGAGCGTGGTCTTCCTCTGCTTCGGCAGCGCGAGCTCGGTGCCGGCGGAGCAGCTGAGGGAGATCGCGGTGGGGCTCGAGAGGAGCGGGCACGCGTTCCTCTGGGCCGTGCGCGCCCCCGTCGCGCCCGACGCCGACTCGACGAAGCGGTTCGAGGGCCGGGGcgaggcggcgctggaggcgctgctgccggaGGGGTTCCTGGACAGGACGCGCGGGCGCGGGCTGGTGGTGCCGACGTGGGCGCCGCAGGTGGAGGTGCTGCGGCACCGCTCGACGGGCGCGTTCGTGAcgcactgcgggtggaactcgacGCTGGAGGCGGTCACGGCGGGGGTGCCGATGGTTTGCTGGCCGATGTACGCGGAGCAGCGGCTGAACAAGGTGTTCGTCGCGGAGGGGATGAAGCTGGGGGCGGTGATGGAGGGCTACGACGAGGCCATGGTGAAggcagaggaggtggaggccaAGGTCAGGCTGGTCATGGAGTCCCAGAAGGGGAAGGAGCTCAGGGAGAGGACGGCGGTGGCGAAGGatatggccgccgccgcgctggagaTCGGCGGGTCGTCATTGGCGGCGCTCCTTGACTTCATGAACAGCCTGGAGATTTCGGCGCACGATTGA